One segment of Candidatus Eisenbacteria bacterium DNA contains the following:
- a CDS encoding DinB family protein has protein sequence MNALLRTVLIEHAREVRDLTIVVAARFTAEDAYRIPHRCGNCPIWNIGHLLAVQESVLLRPFGERGVLPASYPELFGEGTCSCEWNGNRPDWDEVVSLLDPARARVEEFIEGGIDLRAPLPEPAFTALGIVLSNAAEALSFSTLHEAIHIGVLSTYARLLGEPGDPKA, from the coding sequence ATGAACGCGCTGCTGCGAACGGTCCTCATCGAGCATGCCCGGGAAGTCCGCGATCTCACGATCGTGGTCGCCGCTCGGTTCACCGCCGAGGACGCCTATCGCATTCCGCACCGCTGCGGCAACTGCCCGATCTGGAACATCGGCCATCTTCTCGCCGTTCAGGAAAGCGTCCTCCTCCGCCCCTTCGGGGAGAGAGGCGTTCTTCCCGCGAGCTATCCGGAGCTGTTCGGCGAGGGGACCTGCTCCTGCGAGTGGAACGGGAACCGCCCCGACTGGGACGAGGTCGTCTCCCTTCTCGATCCGGCGCGCGCGCGCGTGGAGGAGTTCATCGAGGGGGGGATCGATCTCCGGGCGCCTCTTCCCGAGCCCGCGTTCACCGCGCTCGGGATCGTTCTCTCGAACGCGGCGGAAGCGCTTAGCTTCTCCACGCTGCACGAGGCGATTCACATCGGAGTGCTTTCCACCTACGCTCGCCTCCTCGGGGAGCCGGGCGACCCGAAGGCCTAG